In Luteimonas sp. MC1750, the following proteins share a genomic window:
- a CDS encoding DUF2272 domain-containing protein → MGARLRAWLWLAALGLACGLLPMSPALAADPCPLLRAQQSAPDAATRIAAAACEEHQAWHRPFIDVDGRLAGSVVREAESALLANGQPAWQRVADYWRGSGLLGQVMQRTGAVDCASTAAPQSAPGCRSFILDTPWSAAFVSWVMRRAALPGFGASASHVDYVRAAYRDPESSAYRIADPRAGRPSRGDLLCYVRVPGRNFGFGGLATLLSSEGGGLGMHCDVVVGAGEGGDRTARLVGGNVLDGVTMRLLPLTAGGHFADLPTRLESGAACSPDAPAACSANRQDWAALLQLRPQAELARLAPPPPLQGPAAAPVSPQCCVHCVVGSGVPRCPAGALPQGR, encoded by the coding sequence ATGGGGGCAAGGTTGCGTGCATGGCTGTGGCTGGCGGCTCTGGGGCTCGCGTGCGGGCTCCTGCCGATGTCGCCGGCGTTGGCCGCCGACCCCTGTCCGCTGCTGCGGGCGCAGCAGTCCGCGCCCGATGCCGCCACGCGCATCGCCGCGGCGGCCTGCGAGGAGCACCAGGCCTGGCATCGCCCCTTCATCGACGTCGACGGACGCCTGGCCGGCTCGGTGGTGCGCGAGGCGGAGTCGGCGCTGCTCGCCAACGGCCAGCCGGCGTGGCAGCGCGTCGCCGATTACTGGCGCGGCAGTGGCCTGCTGGGTCAGGTCATGCAGCGGACGGGCGCCGTGGACTGCGCCAGCACCGCGGCGCCGCAGTCGGCGCCGGGGTGCCGGAGCTTCATCCTCGACACGCCCTGGTCGGCGGCCTTCGTCTCGTGGGTGATGCGTCGCGCCGCGCTGCCGGGATTCGGCGCCTCCGCAAGCCACGTCGACTATGTCCGCGCGGCCTATCGCGATCCCGAGTCCAGCGCCTACCGCATCGCCGACCCGCGCGCAGGCCGGCCTTCGCGCGGCGACCTGCTCTGCTATGTGCGCGTTCCCGGACGGAACTTCGGCTTCGGCGGCCTGGCGACCCTGCTCAGCAGCGAAGGCGGCGGCCTTGGCATGCACTGCGACGTCGTGGTCGGAGCGGGCGAGGGCGGCGACCGCACGGCGCGCCTGGTCGGCGGCAACGTGCTCGATGGCGTGACCATGCGCCTGCTGCCGCTGACGGCGGGTGGCCACTTCGCGGACCTGCCGACCCGCCTCGAGAGCGGCGCCGCCTGCAGTCCCGACGCGCCGGCCGCCTGCAGTGCCAACCGACAGGACTGGGCGGCGCTGCTGCAGCTGCGCCCGCAGGCCGAACTCGCGCGCCTGGCACCGCCACCGCCGCTGCAGGGGCCGGCGGCGGCGCCCGTCTCGCCCCAGTGCTGCGTCCACTGCGTCGTCGGTTCGGGCGTGCCGCGCTGTCCTGCCGGGGCGCTGCCGCAAGGTCGCTGA
- a CDS encoding NTP transferase domain-containing protein: MNGGATTLGLLAGGRATRLGGLDKAWLQRGGVPQVLRLAARVSDEVDAVLVSANRELERYAEHALAAVPDRRTDLGPLGGLDALAQACATPWLLTLPVDLVSVNDCLLRSLRAAGEAGAWAEDDDGRQPLVALWDVAGLRRALPASLDSGDLSVRTLQSRLHMRGVRFAGLRFGNLNTPDDLAAAGFTTGGPGPLGVG; this comes from the coding sequence GTGAACGGCGGGGCGACCACGCTCGGGCTGCTGGCTGGCGGGCGCGCGACGCGCCTGGGCGGCCTCGACAAGGCCTGGCTGCAGCGCGGCGGGGTGCCGCAGGTCCTGCGCCTGGCCGCGCGGGTCAGCGACGAAGTCGACGCCGTCCTCGTCTCGGCCAATCGCGAACTGGAGCGTTACGCGGAACACGCGCTGGCGGCCGTGCCTGACCGTCGCACCGATCTCGGCCCGCTCGGCGGGCTCGACGCGCTCGCCCAGGCCTGCGCCACGCCCTGGCTGCTCACGCTCCCGGTGGACCTGGTCTCGGTCAACGACTGCCTGCTGCGCAGCCTGCGCGCCGCGGGCGAGGCCGGCGCCTGGGCCGAGGACGACGACGGCCGCCAGCCGCTGGTGGCGCTGTGGGACGTGGCGGGCCTGCGACGAGCCTTGCCGGCGTCGCTGGACTCCGGCGATCTGTCGGTCCGTACCCTGCAAAGCCGACTCCACATGCGCGGCGTGCGCTTTGCCGGCCTGCGCTTCGGCAACCTCAACACCCCGGACGATCTCGCCGCCGCCGGCTTCACGACGGGCGGGCCCGGTCCCCTTGGCGTAGGGTAG
- the guaB gene encoding IMP dehydrogenase → MLRIQAEALTYDDISLVPAHSTVLPKDVSLATRLTRDLRLNMPIVSAAMDTVTEARLAIAMAQLGGIGIVHKNMSAERQAAQVLQVKNFEAGVIREPFTVSPQTSIGEVLRFTRARNISGVPVVDGDQLVGIVTGRDMRFEKKLDDPVRNIMTRKDKLVTVKEGASDDEVIQLLHKHRIEKVLVVNDDFQLRGLITVKDIQKAQDNPDSAKDASESLLVGAAVGVGGDTEERIERLAAAGVDVIIVDTAHGHSQGVLDRVAWAKKHYPKLQVVGGNIVTGDAALALMDAGADAVKVGVGPGSICTTRVVAGVGVPQITAVDMVAEALQDRIPLIADGGIRYSGDIGKALAAGASTVMIGGLFAGTEETPGETELYQGRSYKSYRGMGSLAAMEKGSSDRYFQDAATADKLVPEGIEGRVPYRGPLSGVIHQLLGGLRATMGYVGCANVDEMRSKPQFVKITGAGQRESHVHDVQITKEPPNYRAG, encoded by the coding sequence ATGCTGCGCATCCAGGCTGAAGCACTGACCTACGACGACATCTCGCTCGTCCCGGCGCATTCCACGGTCCTGCCGAAGGACGTCTCCCTCGCCACCCGGCTCACGCGCGACCTGCGCCTGAACATGCCGATCGTGTCCGCCGCCATGGACACCGTGACCGAGGCCCGCCTCGCGATCGCCATGGCCCAGCTCGGCGGCATCGGCATCGTGCACAAGAACATGTCGGCCGAACGCCAGGCCGCGCAGGTGCTGCAGGTGAAGAACTTCGAGGCCGGAGTGATCCGCGAACCGTTCACGGTCAGCCCGCAGACCTCCATCGGCGAAGTGCTGCGCTTCACCCGCGCGCGCAACATCTCAGGCGTTCCGGTGGTCGACGGCGACCAGCTGGTCGGCATCGTCACCGGGCGCGACATGCGCTTCGAGAAGAAGCTCGACGATCCGGTGCGCAACATCATGACCCGCAAGGACAAGCTGGTCACGGTGAAGGAGGGCGCCAGCGACGACGAGGTCATCCAGCTGCTGCACAAGCACCGCATCGAGAAGGTGCTGGTGGTCAACGACGACTTCCAGCTGCGCGGCCTGATCACGGTGAAGGACATCCAGAAGGCGCAGGACAATCCGGATTCGGCCAAGGACGCGTCCGAAAGCCTGCTGGTCGGCGCCGCGGTCGGCGTCGGCGGCGACACCGAGGAACGCATCGAGCGTCTGGCGGCCGCGGGCGTCGACGTCATCATCGTCGACACCGCGCACGGCCATTCGCAGGGCGTGCTCGACCGCGTGGCCTGGGCCAAGAAGCACTATCCGAAGCTGCAGGTGGTCGGTGGCAACATCGTCACCGGCGACGCCGCGCTGGCGCTGATGGACGCCGGCGCCGACGCGGTCAAGGTCGGGGTGGGTCCCGGCTCGATCTGCACCACGCGCGTGGTCGCGGGCGTGGGCGTGCCGCAGATCACCGCGGTCGACATGGTCGCCGAGGCGCTGCAGGACCGCATCCCGCTGATCGCCGATGGCGGCATCCGCTACTCGGGCGACATCGGCAAGGCGCTGGCCGCCGGTGCGTCCACGGTGATGATCGGCGGCCTGTTCGCCGGCACCGAGGAGACCCCGGGCGAGACCGAGCTCTACCAGGGCCGCAGCTACAAGAGCTATCGCGGCATGGGCAGCCTGGCGGCGATGGAGAAGGGGTCGAGTGACCGCTACTTCCAGGATGCCGCCACCGCCGACAAGCTGGTGCCCGAGGGCATCGAGGGCCGGGTGCCGTATCGCGGCCCGCTGAGCGGCGTGATCCACCAGCTGCTCGGCGGCCTGCGCGCGACCATGGGCTACGTCGGCTGCGCGAACGTGGACGAGATGCGCAGCAAGCCGCAGTTCGTGAAGATCACCGGCGCCGGCCAGCGCGAGAGCCACGTCCACGACGTGCAGATCACCAAGGAACCGCCGAACTACCGGGCGGGCTGA
- the der gene encoding ribosome biogenesis GTPase Der — MLPLVALVGRPNVGKSTLFNALTRTRDALVHDQPGVTRDRHYGVCRLAEDRPFALVDTGGIADGGVHLVAGNLAGATARQARAGADEADLVLFVVDGREGPSTVDDEILAWLRKSDKPVFLVVNKTDGVDARAALAEFAHYGIRDVVPVSSAHRQGIDDLVDEVLGRLPEQGATEALDNDPDRIRIAFVGRPNVGKSTLVNRILGEERMIASEVAGTTRDSISADLERDGRLYRLVDTAGIRRKSRVDEAVETFSIIQTLESIEHCQVAVVMIDAREGVTDQDASVLGAVLDAGRALVIAVNKWDGLDTYQREQVEALLSRKLAFVPWAEAVRISALHGSGLRELFKAIHRAHGSATRSFSTADVTRAIEIAVEANPPPVVRGHAAKLRFAHPGGESPPTMIVHGTRLRTLSDSYKRYLENFFRKRFKLVGTPVRFVFKEGENPYKDKVNVLSQRQVAKKKRLIRHAKRGK; from the coding sequence ATGCTTCCCCTGGTCGCCCTGGTGGGCCGTCCCAACGTCGGCAAGTCGACGCTCTTCAATGCGCTCACGCGCACGCGTGACGCGCTGGTGCACGACCAGCCCGGCGTCACCCGCGACCGTCATTACGGCGTCTGCCGGCTCGCCGAGGACCGGCCCTTTGCCCTGGTCGATACCGGCGGCATCGCCGATGGCGGCGTGCACCTGGTCGCCGGCAACCTGGCCGGCGCCACCGCGCGCCAGGCCCGCGCAGGCGCGGACGAGGCCGACCTGGTGCTGTTCGTGGTCGACGGCCGCGAGGGACCCTCGACGGTCGACGACGAGATCCTGGCCTGGCTGCGCAAGTCCGACAAGCCCGTGTTCCTGGTGGTGAACAAGACGGACGGCGTCGACGCCCGGGCCGCGCTCGCGGAGTTCGCCCACTACGGCATCCGCGACGTGGTGCCGGTGTCCTCGGCGCACCGCCAGGGCATCGACGACCTGGTCGACGAGGTCCTCGGGCGGCTGCCCGAACAGGGGGCGACCGAGGCGCTCGACAACGATCCCGACCGCATCCGCATCGCCTTCGTGGGGCGCCCGAACGTCGGCAAGTCGACCCTGGTCAACCGGATCCTCGGTGAGGAGCGGATGATCGCTTCCGAGGTTGCCGGGACCACGCGCGACTCGATTTCCGCCGACCTGGAACGCGACGGGCGCCTGTACCGGCTGGTGGACACCGCCGGCATCCGCCGCAAGTCGCGGGTCGACGAGGCGGTGGAGACGTTCTCGATCATCCAGACCCTGGAGTCGATCGAACATTGCCAGGTCGCGGTGGTGATGATCGACGCCCGCGAAGGCGTGACCGACCAGGACGCCAGCGTGCTCGGCGCCGTGCTCGACGCCGGCCGTGCGCTGGTCATCGCCGTCAACAAGTGGGACGGCCTGGACACCTACCAGCGCGAGCAGGTCGAGGCGCTGCTGTCGCGCAAGCTGGCCTTCGTGCCGTGGGCGGAGGCGGTGCGCATCAGCGCGCTGCACGGCTCCGGGCTGCGCGAACTGTTCAAGGCCATCCACCGCGCGCATGGCTCGGCCACCCGCAGCTTCAGCACCGCGGACGTCACCCGCGCGATCGAGATCGCGGTCGAGGCCAACCCGCCTCCGGTGGTCCGTGGCCACGCCGCCAAGCTGCGCTTCGCGCACCCGGGCGGCGAAAGTCCGCCGACGATGATCGTGCACGGCACCCGGCTGCGCACGCTGTCGGACAGCTACAAGCGCTATCTCGAGAACTTCTTCCGCAAGCGCTTCAAGCTGGTGGGAACGCCGGTGCGCTTCGTCTTCAAGGAAGGCGAGAATCCCTACAAGGACAAGGTCAACGTGCTGTCCCAGCGCCAGGTGGCCAAGAAGAAGCGCCTGATCCGCCACGCCAAGCGCGGGAAGTGA
- a CDS encoding TorF family putative porin — protein sequence MTKLPLRAALTAALALAALPALAQDGAGDPAWTFGGEAIVASDYVWRGVSQTMGDPALQLEGSIGHESGFYAGAFASTVDFGDPDDGIDYELETYIGWAGALGDGALGESTELDVFVSRIAYPGHNGADYDIDYTEVQARLTFVETWYVGSAYSPDIFNLGGKGWYWYAGADLPLGDSGFTLGAQAGHYDLDDAVGDSYSDWLVSLGRDFGPVNARLQYSDTSGYSELLAESVGDSRLADGRAALLLTWAF from the coding sequence ATGACGAAGCTCCCCCTGCGCGCAGCGCTCACCGCCGCGCTTGCCCTCGCCGCCCTGCCCGCGCTGGCCCAGGACGGCGCAGGCGATCCGGCCTGGACCTTCGGCGGCGAGGCCATCGTAGCCAGCGACTATGTCTGGCGCGGCGTGTCCCAGACCATGGGGGACCCGGCGCTGCAGCTGGAGGGCTCGATCGGGCACGAAAGCGGCTTCTACGCCGGCGCATTCGCCTCGACCGTCGACTTCGGCGACCCGGACGACGGCATCGACTACGAGCTCGAGACCTACATCGGCTGGGCCGGCGCGCTGGGCGACGGCGCGCTGGGCGAGAGCACGGAGCTCGACGTGTTCGTCTCGCGCATCGCCTACCCCGGCCACAACGGCGCCGACTACGACATCGACTACACCGAAGTCCAGGCCAGGCTGACCTTCGTCGAGACCTGGTACGTCGGCAGCGCCTACTCGCCGGACATCTTCAACCTCGGCGGCAAGGGCTGGTACTGGTACGCCGGCGCCGACCTGCCGCTGGGTGACAGCGGCTTCACCCTGGGCGCGCAGGCCGGCCACTACGACCTCGATGACGCGGTCGGCGACAGCTACAGCGACTGGCTGGTCTCGCTCGGCCGCGACTTCGGCCCCGTCAACGCCAGGCTGCAGTACAGCGACACGTCCGGCTACAGCGAACTGCTGGCGGAATCGGTCGGCGACTCGCGGCTGGCCGACGGCCGCGCGGCGTTGCTGCTGACCTGGGCGTTCTGA
- the bamB gene encoding outer membrane protein assembly factor BamB: protein MSESRRPAQIALRAVVVLACLAALTGCGTVRGWFSGKDKVDTGPAKLVEFQASATPQRLWTASAGKGDGSTGVRQGPFIADGVVYAASVEGGVRAFDLQSGRSLWRHESDLRLAGGPGAGDGLVVAGSLDGEVVALDAATGAPRWTANVPNEVIARPAVGQGLVVVRSNDGRVTAFDAASGARRWFWTEELPTLTVRGNAAVTLAPGYAFVGTDEGDLVALSLADGRLLWEQPVALPEGRTELERMADIDGAPVVDGPAVIASSYRNRTMAFEGPSGRPLWAAESGGAGSVGVADDRVVVSDAAGTVWAIDKYVGTSYWQQPALARRILSPAVVQGAYAVVGDLDGYLHWMRLLDGEFAARTRAGRSAIAGHPVVADGVLVVQNVDGDLSAWRID, encoded by the coding sequence ATGTCCGAATCCCGCCGTCCCGCCCAGATCGCCTTGCGCGCCGTGGTGGTGCTCGCCTGCCTGGCCGCGCTGACCGGCTGCGGCACCGTGCGCGGATGGTTCTCCGGCAAGGACAAGGTCGACACCGGCCCGGCCAAGCTGGTCGAGTTCCAGGCCTCGGCCACGCCTCAGCGCCTGTGGACCGCCAGCGCCGGCAAGGGCGACGGCAGCACCGGCGTGCGCCAGGGTCCGTTCATCGCCGACGGCGTGGTCTACGCCGCGTCGGTCGAAGGCGGCGTGCGCGCGTTCGACCTGCAGAGCGGTCGCAGCCTCTGGCGCCACGAGTCGGACCTGCGCCTGGCGGGCGGCCCTGGCGCCGGCGACGGCCTGGTCGTGGCCGGCTCGCTGGACGGCGAAGTGGTGGCCCTGGACGCCGCCACCGGCGCCCCGCGCTGGACCGCGAACGTGCCCAACGAGGTCATCGCGCGCCCTGCGGTCGGCCAGGGCCTGGTGGTGGTGCGCTCTAACGACGGCCGCGTCACCGCGTTCGACGCGGCCTCGGGCGCGCGCCGCTGGTTCTGGACCGAGGAACTTCCCACCCTGACCGTGCGCGGCAATGCCGCGGTCACGCTCGCCCCGGGCTACGCCTTCGTCGGCACCGACGAGGGTGACCTGGTGGCGCTGTCGCTTGCCGACGGTCGCCTGCTCTGGGAACAGCCGGTCGCCCTGCCGGAAGGCCGCACCGAGCTCGAGCGCATGGCGGACATCGACGGCGCGCCGGTGGTCGACGGCCCGGCGGTCATCGCCAGCAGCTACCGGAACCGCACGATGGCCTTCGAAGGTCCGTCCGGCCGGCCGCTCTGGGCCGCCGAGAGTGGCGGTGCAGGCAGCGTCGGCGTGGCCGACGACCGCGTCGTGGTCAGCGATGCCGCCGGCACCGTGTGGGCGATCGACAAGTACGTCGGCACGTCCTACTGGCAGCAGCCGGCTCTGGCGCGCCGCATCCTGAGCCCGGCGGTGGTGCAGGGCGCCTATGCCGTGGTCGGCGACCTCGATGGCTACCTGCACTGGATGCGCCTGCTCGATGGCGAGTTCGCCGCGCGCACGCGCGCCGGGCGCTCGGCGATCGCTGGGCATCCGGTGGTGGCCGACGGCGTGCTGGTGGTCCAGAACGTCGACGGCGACCTCAGCGCCTGGCGCATCGACTGA
- a CDS encoding tetratricopeptide repeat protein: MAVDELLDEHEQGERVRQWIRENALGVVGGIAVALVLVYGWGRWQDHLQGKRIETGAAYATFNERVAAGDLEEARALAGSAGLEEGVYASLVPLDLAAAQVGAGDTEAAIATLSDAREADPALGPVIARRLAVLLVDAGRTDEALAALGDARDAGSLEIRGDAERAAGRLEQAREAYTAALAALDEAAPQRGLLQIKLIDAGGTPAGDDGEQAR; the protein is encoded by the coding sequence ATGGCAGTAGACGAGTTGCTCGACGAGCACGAACAGGGCGAACGCGTACGCCAGTGGATCCGTGAGAACGCCCTCGGGGTCGTCGGGGGCATCGCCGTCGCGCTGGTCCTCGTCTACGGCTGGGGCAGGTGGCAGGACCATCTGCAGGGCAAGCGCATCGAGACCGGCGCGGCCTATGCCACCTTCAACGAGCGCGTGGCCGCGGGTGACCTGGAAGAGGCGCGCGCGCTGGCCGGTTCGGCCGGGCTCGAGGAGGGCGTCTACGCCAGCCTCGTGCCGCTGGACCTCGCGGCCGCCCAGGTCGGTGCCGGCGACACTGAAGCGGCAATCGCGACCCTGTCCGACGCCCGCGAAGCCGACCCCGCGCTCGGTCCGGTGATCGCGCGCCGCCTGGCCGTGCTGCTGGTCGATGCGGGCCGCACCGACGAGGCCCTGGCGGCGCTTGGCGACGCACGTGATGCCGGCAGCCTCGAGATCCGGGGCGACGCGGAACGCGCCGCGGGTCGCCTGGAGCAGGCACGCGAGGCGTATACGGCCGCGCTCGCGGCGCTCGACGAAGCCGCGCCGCAGCGCGGCCTGCTGCAGATCAAGCTGATCGATGCCGGCGGCACGCCTGCCGGCGACGACGGGGAGCAAGCCCGATGA
- the guaA gene encoding glutamine-hydrolyzing GMP synthase, whose product MTDLHRDKILILDFGAQYTQLIARRVRELGVYCEIWAWDHDPSEIAAYGARGIILSGGPESTTADGAPVAPQEVFDSGLPLLGICYGMQTMAKQLGGETEAADAREYGHAEVTLVAADSLFGDLRDHLGLPPRLDVWMSHGDHVAKAPPGFTVTAKTDRVPVAAFADEDRRWYGVQFHPEVTHTKSGQALLRRFVVDICGCETLWTAEQIIEDQIARVREQVGTDEVILGLSGGVDSSVVAALLHRAIGDQLTCVFVDTGLLRWQEGEQVMATFADASDSHGLGIRVIRVDARERYFSALAGVTDPEAKRKIIGNLFVEIFDEEAGRLANAKWLAQGTIYPDVIESAGSKTGKAHVIKSHHNVGGLPEHMKMGLVEPLRELFKDEVRRIGVALGLPHEMVYRHPFPGPGLGVRILGEVRPEYADILARADAVFIEELRKAGLYDKTSQAFAVFLPVKSVGVVGDARAYEWVIALRAVETIDFMTAHWAHLPYDFLGRVSNRIINEVRGVSRVVYDISGKPPATIEWE is encoded by the coding sequence ATGACCGACCTGCACCGCGACAAGATCCTGATCCTCGACTTCGGCGCGCAGTACACGCAGCTGATCGCGCGCCGCGTGCGCGAGCTCGGCGTCTATTGCGAGATCTGGGCCTGGGACCACGACCCGTCGGAGATCGCCGCCTACGGCGCCCGCGGCATCATCCTGTCCGGCGGGCCGGAGTCGACCACGGCCGATGGCGCCCCGGTCGCCCCGCAGGAGGTGTTCGACAGCGGCCTGCCGCTGCTGGGCATCTGCTACGGCATGCAGACCATGGCCAAGCAGCTCGGCGGCGAGACCGAAGCCGCGGATGCGCGCGAGTACGGCCATGCCGAGGTCACCCTGGTGGCCGCGGACAGCCTGTTCGGCGACCTGCGCGACCATCTCGGCCTGCCACCGCGCCTGGACGTGTGGATGAGCCACGGCGACCATGTCGCGAAGGCGCCGCCCGGCTTCACCGTGACCGCGAAGACCGACCGCGTGCCCGTCGCCGCCTTCGCCGACGAGGACCGGCGCTGGTACGGCGTGCAGTTCCACCCCGAGGTCACGCACACGAAGTCGGGCCAGGCCTTGCTGCGCCGCTTTGTCGTCGACATCTGTGGCTGCGAGACGCTGTGGACGGCCGAGCAGATCATCGAGGACCAGATCGCGCGCGTGCGCGAGCAGGTGGGGACCGACGAGGTCATCCTCGGGCTCTCGGGTGGCGTCGACTCCTCCGTGGTCGCCGCGCTCCTGCACCGGGCGATCGGCGACCAGTTGACCTGCGTCTTCGTCGATACCGGCCTGCTGCGCTGGCAGGAAGGCGAGCAGGTGATGGCGACCTTCGCCGACGCCTCCGATTCCCACGGCCTCGGCATCCGCGTGATCCGGGTCGATGCGCGCGAGCGTTACTTCAGCGCGCTCGCCGGCGTCACCGATCCCGAAGCCAAGCGCAAGATCATCGGCAACCTGTTCGTCGAGATCTTCGACGAGGAGGCGGGGCGGCTGGCCAACGCCAAGTGGCTGGCGCAGGGCACGATCTATCCCGACGTGATCGAATCGGCCGGCAGCAAGACCGGCAAGGCGCACGTCATCAAGAGCCACCACAACGTCGGCGGCCTGCCCGAGCACATGAAGATGGGCCTGGTCGAGCCGCTGCGCGAACTCTTCAAGGACGAGGTGCGCCGCATCGGCGTGGCGTTGGGCCTGCCGCACGAAATGGTCTATCGGCATCCGTTCCCGGGCCCGGGCCTGGGCGTGCGCATCCTGGGCGAGGTGAGGCCCGAGTACGCCGACATCCTGGCGCGCGCGGACGCGGTGTTCATCGAAGAGCTGCGCAAGGCGGGGTTGTACGACAAGACCAGCCAGGCCTTCGCCGTCTTCCTGCCGGTGAAGTCGGTTGGCGTGGTCGGCGACGCGCGCGCCTACGAATGGGTGATCGCGCTGCGCGCGGTCGAGACCATCGACTTCATGACCGCGCACTGGGCGCACCTCCCCTACGACTTCCTCGGCCGGGTCTCGAACCGCATCATCAACGAGGTGCGCGGCGTCTCGCGCGTGGTCTACGACATCAGCGGCAAGCCACCGGCCACGATCGAGTGGGAGTAG
- the folD gene encoding bifunctional methylenetetrahydrofolate dehydrogenase/methenyltetrahydrofolate cyclohydrolase FolD produces MSETPSTARILDGKGIADQLLDSLRVRVEARVAAGHAPPGLAVVLVGDNPASRSYVRNKRRAAGIVGIRALDFDLPEGTSEAELLALIDRLNADPGVHGILVQLPLPGIPDATRLIHRIDPRKDVDGFHPENVGHLALRQFGLRPCTPRGITTLLAWTDRPVRGQSATIVGVSNHVGRPMVLELMIAGCTVTACHKFTPPEVLRRHVGEADILVVAVGIPGMIPGDWIKPGAVVIDVGINRLDDGRLVGDVQFTEAARRASWITPVPGGVGPMTVATLMENTLEAADALDGDALDGDAAAG; encoded by the coding sequence ATGTCCGAGACCCCATCCACGGCCCGCATCCTCGATGGCAAGGGCATTGCCGACCAGCTGCTGGATTCGCTCCGCGTCCGCGTCGAGGCGCGCGTCGCCGCCGGCCACGCGCCGCCCGGGCTGGCGGTGGTCCTGGTCGGTGACAATCCCGCGTCGCGCTCGTACGTGCGCAACAAGCGCCGCGCGGCCGGCATCGTCGGCATCCGCGCGCTGGATTTCGACCTGCCCGAGGGCACCTCGGAAGCCGAGCTGCTGGCGCTCATCGACCGGCTCAACGCCGATCCCGGGGTGCACGGCATCCTGGTGCAGCTCCCGCTGCCCGGGATTCCCGACGCCACCCGCCTGATCCACCGCATCGACCCGCGCAAGGACGTCGACGGCTTCCACCCGGAGAACGTCGGCCACCTGGCGCTGCGCCAGTTCGGCCTGCGTCCCTGCACGCCGCGCGGCATCACCACGCTGCTGGCCTGGACCGATCGCCCGGTGCGCGGCCAGAGCGCGACGATTGTCGGGGTCAGCAACCACGTCGGCCGGCCGATGGTGCTGGAGCTGATGATCGCCGGCTGCACGGTGACCGCCTGCCACAAGTTCACGCCGCCGGAGGTGCTGCGGCGCCACGTTGGCGAAGCCGACATCCTGGTCGTCGCCGTGGGCATCCCGGGGATGATTCCGGGCGACTGGATCAAGCCCGGCGCGGTGGTGATCGACGTCGGCATCAACCGCCTCGACGATGGCCGACTGGTGGGCGATGTGCAGTTCACCGAAGCGGCCCGGCGGGCGAGCTGGATCACCCCGGTGCCGGGCGGGGTGGGGCCGATGACCGTGGCCACGCTGATGGAGAACACGCTGGAGGCCGCCGACGCCCTGGACGGCGACGCCCTGGACGGCGACGCCGCCGCAGGCTGA
- the moeB gene encoding molybdopterin-synthase adenylyltransferase MoeB: MPATEITPREAHRRLEGTGTVLVDVREDHERETGMAEGARGIARDELEREPAFHFHDREQELVLICQTGGRSMLAVEALQRQGYRNVASVRGGTLRWIADGLPMARPDPSAAPRDEDFHQRYSRHLLLPEIGMRGQKRLQASRVLMLGAGGLGSPAAFYLAAAGVGELRIADDDVVERSNLQRQILHADADIGMRKVDSAEVRLSALNPRLKIDAVPERVTSANVDRLMEGVDVVVDGADNFPVRYLLNDACVRHAVPLVHGAVHRFEGQVSVFDAGRHRGTAPCYRCLFPEPPPAEAAPNCSEAGVLGVLPGVVGMLQATEALKLLLHIGEPLRGRLLHFDALRMQFRETRLTPDPACPVCAPGIEFPGYIDYAAFCAG; encoded by the coding sequence ATGCCTGCAACAGAAATCACTCCGCGCGAAGCGCATCGACGCCTCGAAGGTACCGGCACCGTGCTGGTCGACGTGCGCGAGGACCACGAGCGCGAGACCGGCATGGCCGAGGGCGCCCGCGGCATCGCGCGCGACGAGCTCGAGCGCGAGCCTGCCTTCCACTTCCACGACCGCGAGCAGGAGCTGGTGCTGATCTGCCAGACCGGCGGGCGCTCGATGCTGGCGGTGGAGGCACTGCAGCGCCAGGGCTACCGCAACGTGGCGTCGGTGCGCGGCGGCACCCTGCGCTGGATCGCCGACGGCCTGCCGATGGCGCGCCCGGACCCGTCGGCCGCACCGCGCGACGAGGACTTCCACCAGCGCTACTCGCGCCACCTGCTGCTGCCGGAGATCGGCATGCGCGGGCAGAAGCGCCTGCAGGCGTCGCGCGTGCTCATGCTGGGCGCCGGCGGGCTGGGCTCGCCGGCGGCCTTCTACCTGGCCGCGGCCGGCGTGGGCGAGCTGCGCATCGCCGACGACGACGTGGTCGAACGCAGCAACCTGCAGCGCCAGATCCTGCATGCCGACGCCGACATCGGCATGCGCAAGGTCGACTCGGCCGAGGTGCGGCTGTCCGCGCTCAATCCCCGCCTGAAGATCGATGCGGTTCCGGAGCGGGTCACGTCGGCCAACGTCGATCGGCTGATGGAGGGTGTCGACGTGGTGGTCGACGGCGCCGACAACTTCCCCGTGCGCTACCTGCTCAACGACGCCTGCGTGCGCCACGCCGTGCCCCTGGTCCATGGCGCCGTGCACCGGTTCGAAGGCCAGGTGAGCGTGTTCGACGCCGGACGCCACCGCGGCACGGCGCCGTGCTATCGCTGCCTGTTTCCGGAACCGCCGCCGGCCGAGGCCGCGCCCAACTGCAGCGAGGCCGGCGTGCTCGGCGTGCTGCCGGGCGTGGTGGGGATGCTGCAGGCCACCGAGGCGCTGAAGCTGCTGCTGCACATCGGCGAGCCGCTGCGCGGCCGGCTGCTGCACTTCGACGCGCTGCGCATGCAGTTCCGCGAGACCCGGCTGACGCCGGATCCGGCATGCCCGGTGTGCGCGCCCGGCATCGAGTTCCCCGGCTACATCGACTACGCGGCGTTCTGCGCCGGCTGA